One genomic window of Marinobacter adhaerens HP15 includes the following:
- a CDS encoding histone deacetylase family protein, which translates to MTTAFFSHDDFMKHNMGPEHPESPERLAAIISYLADTGLDQKLDWVRPEEITRDQLLMVHPEKYLHQLDLMQPTRGRVFTDPDTAMMPDTLRAARLAAGANIQAVDMVMSSQVTNAFVCARPPGHHAERAKSMGFCFYNNVALAAMRALTFHHLERVAIIDFDVHQGNGTVDIVSGDERILMCSSFQHPFYPHSHVHRQADNIVNIPIEANCSSEEYRKQVEAGWLKRLNEFKPQLILISAGFDAHRLDPMAELNLDTEDYRWLTEMIVGVASEHSNDRIISTLEGGYHLRALAESVNAHLEVLDSVY; encoded by the coding sequence ATGACCACGGCATTCTTTTCCCACGATGACTTCATGAAACACAACATGGGGCCGGAACATCCGGAAAGCCCTGAGCGGCTGGCGGCCATCATCAGCTACCTTGCTGATACTGGCCTGGACCAGAAGCTGGACTGGGTGCGGCCGGAAGAAATCACCCGTGATCAGCTTCTGATGGTGCATCCGGAAAAATATCTCCATCAACTGGACCTGATGCAACCGACCCGCGGCCGCGTGTTTACCGACCCGGACACGGCCATGATGCCCGACACCCTTCGAGCCGCTCGTCTGGCAGCTGGTGCCAATATCCAGGCCGTGGATATGGTCATGAGCAGCCAGGTTACCAACGCGTTTGTGTGTGCCCGGCCGCCCGGGCACCATGCCGAGCGGGCGAAATCCATGGGGTTCTGTTTTTACAACAACGTTGCCCTGGCCGCGATGCGCGCCCTCACCTTTCATCATTTGGAGCGGGTCGCGATCATCGATTTCGACGTGCACCAGGGCAATGGCACCGTAGACATTGTCAGTGGCGACGAGCGTATCCTGATGTGCTCAAGCTTCCAGCATCCCTTCTACCCGCACTCCCACGTGCACCGGCAGGCCGACAACATCGTGAATATTCCGATTGAGGCAAACTGTTCGTCTGAAGAGTACCGTAAGCAGGTGGAGGCGGGATGGCTGAAGCGCCTGAATGAATTCAAACCGCAGTTGATCCTGATTTCGGCGGGTTTTGATGCCCACCGGCTGGATCCGATGGCAGAACTGAATCTGGATACGGAAGATTATCGCTGGCTAACGGAAATGATTGTGGGTGTCGCCAGTGAGCACAGCAATGACCGGATCATTTCAACCCTGGAGGGCGGGTACCATCTGCGGGCCCTGGCGGAAAGCGTCAATGCCCACCTGGAAGTACTGGATTCGGTTTACTGA